The Orenia marismortui DSM 5156 DNA segment CTATAAAATGATATTATTTGTAAATTGTCTTGATATACATTAGATTAATTAATTTTATTTAGAATACCTTTTCTTCATCTCATAAGGTTTAATAAATTTTTGATAATCATCTTTAGAAGTATCTGATAAGCTATCTTTTACTTTCTGATAATTAATAAATCTTTCTTCTAACCTTTTACAAACATCATCACAAACTAAACAATTATCTAAGCCTTGTTCCAAGACACATAAGCTTATTGAGCAACTTTTATCTATTATCCGTAAATCCTTATTTTGATTTAAACAACCATAACAATATATCTCTTCTGTGGGGATATTAAGCCCATAATATTTAGACAAGCCTTTACTAGCATCTCTTTGATCAGCTTTACTGTTGATATTCTTTCTATACGCTGAACAGAGATCACATCTATAACCACAATAACTTATCATTTTTTTCACAAAATTAATCCTCCTACTTTACTATTAATTCCTAACTCCTTTATTAAATAATA contains these protein-coding regions:
- a CDS encoding DUF3795 domain-containing protein, with amino-acid sequence MISYCGYRCDLCSAYRKNINSKADQRDASKGLSKYYGLNIPTEEIYCYGCLNQNKDLRIIDKSCSISLCVLEQGLDNCLVCDDVCKRLEERFINYQKVKDSLSDTSKDDYQKFIKPYEMKKRYSK